In Sphingomonas crocodyli, a genomic segment contains:
- a CDS encoding cytochrome b has translation MNDMNLPRYTTTAIVLHWVLAVLMIGNLLVGLYFTKLPDEWIRPVLDTHKSTGIAILGLVLLRVLWRLGHKPPPFSHGMAAWERVAAHVAHFGLYAFMLLMPLTGWFMDSAWKDAGSHPMFFFGAFEWPRIGYFLNMPLEQKDYWHDLFGAIHQYAGYALFWLIILHVAGALKHQFIDREPEFQRMWPR, from the coding sequence ATGAACGACATGAACCTTCCCCGCTATACGACCACCGCGATCGTCCTCCATTGGGTGCTGGCGGTGCTGATGATCGGCAATCTTCTGGTCGGCCTCTATTTCACCAAGCTGCCCGACGAATGGATCCGCCCGGTGCTCGATACGCACAAGTCGACCGGGATCGCGATCCTCGGCCTCGTCCTGCTGCGCGTGCTGTGGCGGTTGGGGCATAAGCCGCCGCCTTTCTCGCACGGTATGGCGGCATGGGAGCGGGTGGCCGCGCATGTCGCGCATTTCGGGCTCTACGCCTTCATGCTGCTGATGCCGCTGACCGGATGGTTCATGGATTCGGCGTGGAAGGATGCGGGCAGCCACCCGATGTTCTTCTTCGGCGCGTTCGAATGGCCGCGGATCGGCTATTTTCTCAATATGCCGCTGGAGCAGAAGGATTACTGGCACGATCTGTTCGGCGCGATCCACCAATATGCGGGCTATGCCTTGTTCTGGCTGATCATTCTGCACGTCGCAGGCGCGCTCAAACACCAGTTCATCGATCGCGAACCCGAATTTCAGCGGATGTGGCCCCGCTGA
- a CDS encoding glycosyltransferase family 2 protein, translating into MLSPTPLDARFAAYSPRLNRPPFTIVSVLLHVGALVLLAVLVDMAWRQTGLFAWSVGLAYIGYDTFLLGFVAVMTWSLHRQQTLPPPPPVAVPETLAVLLAAHNEQAVLVATVKALAAQAEAPDIILIADNGSTDATPAVLAEAFGLEPAPYGEIATSPVLPSLRWLRVEQAGKAGALNAVLEKIDSDIVLTVDADTILLPNAIAAMRAAFRRDPALVAATGLLGPICDHSVTGRIFEWFQTYEYVRNFISRFAWMQVNGLLLISGAFAGFRREAVVAVGGFDPDCMVEDYELIHRLHRWSCDNDLGWTIRVLGEARAQTDAPARLIPFLRQRRRWFGGFLQTQYWNRDMVGNPRFGRLGTMMLPVKALDTVQPLYGLVAFVLLAGFVVTGRFVLVLPILGVMLAKVVLDLSFHFWSIRLYRRWSGGMVPEGSARILLTSLIEPFTFQLLRHVGAAWGWIAFLSGRSTWGNQKRRGLLARQ; encoded by the coding sequence ATGCTTTCCCCGACCCCGCTCGACGCCCGGTTCGCGGCCTATTCGCCGCGGCTGAACCGCCCGCCCTTCACGATCGTCAGCGTCCTCCTCCATGTCGGGGCCCTGGTCCTGCTCGCGGTGCTGGTGGATATGGCGTGGCGCCAGACGGGCCTGTTCGCGTGGAGCGTGGGCCTTGCCTATATCGGCTACGACACCTTCCTGCTCGGCTTCGTCGCGGTGATGACCTGGTCGCTCCATCGCCAGCAGACGCTGCCGCCGCCCCCGCCCGTCGCGGTGCCCGAAACGCTCGCCGTCCTGCTCGCCGCGCATAACGAACAGGCGGTGCTGGTCGCGACGGTGAAGGCGCTCGCAGCGCAGGCCGAAGCGCCCGACATCATCCTGATCGCCGACAACGGATCGACCGACGCGACCCCGGCGGTCCTCGCCGAAGCCTTCGGCCTTGAACCCGCGCCATATGGCGAGATCGCGACCTCGCCCGTCCTCCCCTCGCTGCGCTGGCTGCGTGTCGAACAGGCGGGCAAGGCCGGCGCGCTCAACGCCGTGCTGGAAAAGATCGACAGCGATATCGTGCTGACGGTCGATGCCGACACGATCCTGCTGCCCAACGCCATCGCCGCGATGCGCGCCGCCTTCCGCCGCGATCCCGCTTTGGTGGCGGCAACCGGGCTGCTCGGCCCGATCTGCGACCACAGCGTCACCGGCCGCATCTTCGAATGGTTCCAGACCTACGAATATGTCCGCAACTTCATCTCGCGCTTCGCGTGGATGCAGGTGAACGGCCTCCTGCTGATCTCGGGCGCCTTTGCGGGTTTCCGGCGCGAAGCCGTGGTTGCGGTCGGCGGGTTCGATCCCGATTGCATGGTCGAGGATTATGAACTGATCCACCGGCTCCACCGCTGGTCGTGCGACAATGATCTGGGGTGGACGATCCGCGTGCTGGGCGAAGCCCGCGCGCAGACCGATGCGCCCGCGCGCCTGATCCCCTTCCTGCGGCAGCGGCGGCGCTGGTTCGGCGGCTTCCTGCAGACCCAATATTGGAACCGCGACATGGTCGGCAATCCGCGCTTCGGCCGGCTCGGCACGATGATGCTGCCGGTCAAGGCGCTCGATACGGTGCAGCCGCTCTACGGTCTCGTCGCGTTTGTCCTGCTGGCCGGCTTCGTGGTGACGGGGCGCTTCGTGCTGGTCCTGCCGATCCTGGGGGTGATGCTGGCCAAAGTGGTGCTCGATCTCAGCTTCCACTTCTGGTCGATCCGCCTCTATCGCCGCTGGTCGGGCGGGATGGTGCCCGAAGGCAGCGCGCGCATCCTGCTGACCTCGCTGATCGAGCCCTTCACCTTCCAGCTGCTGCGCCATGTCGGCGCGGCGTGGGGCTGGATCGCGTTCCTGAGCGGCCGTTCGACCTGGGGGAACCAAAAACGGCGCGGGCTGCTCGCGCGCCAGTGA
- a CDS encoding class I SAM-dependent methyltransferase: protein MTAITLREMTAAAYDAYSFAFLDQVDGEPRDPLGLDHRPGLLDAEIWARLDGEMVAMRAAGRDHIRILDAGCGPGLWLLRIARRARQLGFASVECRGFDIAPEMIVHATRHALDISDDHIRLHFVTGDIVTALDDLPDRAFDITLCLYSVLNHVPREMLADVAAHLGRVTRHALLLTVRAADDHPTIYVQPIGRARAMRQDDPGDRIDIVMADGRHLALVSHRFAEGELRDLFRSPLAIAETAPLSSHLLMLAVAR from the coding sequence ATGACCGCGATCACGCTGCGCGAGATGACGGCGGCGGCTTATGATGCCTACAGCTTCGCCTTCCTCGATCAGGTCGATGGCGAGCCGCGCGATCCGCTGGGTCTCGATCATCGCCCCGGCCTGCTCGATGCGGAGATCTGGGCGCGGCTCGACGGCGAAATGGTGGCGATGCGTGCCGCCGGCCGCGACCATATCCGCATCCTCGATGCGGGATGCGGACCGGGCCTGTGGCTGCTCCGCATCGCGCGGCGTGCGCGGCAACTCGGCTTCGCCTCGGTCGAATGCCGGGGGTTCGATATCGCGCCGGAGATGATCGTCCATGCCACACGGCACGCGCTCGACATCAGCGACGATCATATCCGCCTGCATTTCGTGACCGGCGACATCGTGACCGCACTCGACGATCTGCCCGATCGGGCGTTCGACATCACGCTCTGCCTCTACAGCGTGCTCAACCATGTGCCGCGCGAGATGCTGGCGGACGTGGCGGCGCATCTAGGCCGCGTCACCCGGCACGCTTTGTTGCTGACGGTGCGCGCGGCCGACGATCATCCGACCATCTATGTCCAGCCGATCGGCCGGGCGCGTGCCATGCGGCAGGATGATCCTGGCGACCGGATCGACATCGTGATGGCCGACGGACGGCATCTGGCGCTCGTCTCGCACCGCTTCGCTGAAGGAGAATTGCGCGATCTGTTCCGCAGCCCGCTCGCCATCGCCGAGACAGCGCCCCTGTCGTCACACCTGCTGATGCTGGCTGTCGCGCGCTGA
- a CDS encoding phosphodiesterase, with protein sequence MLIAQLTDLHLGFEIDSPDELNRHRLDQAIAWLGKLTVKPDMLFLTGDLVDRGDVASYERLREAIEPCDFPVYLCVGNHDDRAAMAHVFPHIPRPDGFVQYVIDSDAVRFIVIDTLGEDGHHGGVFCETRAAWLRARLAETGTKPVMIVLHHPPVETGIPWMSPEPDARWIQTLDAAIGDHPNVTMICGHIHRSISTRWKGRQLAISPSTAPQVALDMAPIDPDLPDDRAMIVAEAPGAALHLWTGDAFATHHNAVGEPLVLARYDGRFQPVVRHMFDERFEDMGEGQHAPFRMAAAE encoded by the coding sequence ATGCTGATTGCCCAGCTGACCGACCTCCATCTCGGCTTCGAGATCGATTCGCCTGACGAGCTGAACCGCCATCGCCTCGACCAGGCGATCGCCTGGCTCGGCAAGCTGACGGTGAAGCCCGACATGCTGTTCCTGACCGGCGATCTGGTCGATCGCGGCGATGTGGCGAGCTACGAACGGCTGCGCGAGGCGATCGAGCCGTGCGACTTCCCCGTCTATCTGTGCGTGGGCAACCATGACGATCGCGCCGCGATGGCGCATGTCTTCCCCCACATTCCGCGCCCCGACGGCTTCGTCCAATATGTGATCGATAGTGATGCGGTGCGCTTCATCGTGATCGATACGCTGGGCGAGGACGGCCATCATGGCGGCGTCTTCTGCGAAACGCGCGCGGCGTGGCTGCGCGCGCGGCTGGCGGAAACGGGCACCAAGCCGGTGATGATCGTGCTGCACCATCCCCCGGTCGAAACCGGCATTCCGTGGATGTCGCCGGAACCCGATGCACGCTGGATCCAGACCCTCGACGCCGCGATCGGCGATCATCCCAACGTCACGATGATCTGCGGCCATATCCACCGCTCGATTTCGACCCGCTGGAAGGGCCGCCAACTCGCCATCTCGCCGTCGACGGCGCCGCAGGTCGCGCTCGATATGGCGCCGATCGATCCCGATTTGCCTGACGATCGCGCGATGATCGTCGCGGAGGCGCCCGGCGCAGCACTCCACCTGTGGACCGGCGACGCCTTTGCCACCCATCACAATGCGGTGGGCGAGCCGCTGGTCCTCGCGCGCTATGACGGCCGCTTCCAGCCGGTCGTCCGCCACATGTTCGACGAGCGCTTCGAAGATATGGGGGAGGGGCAACACGCCCCTTTCAGGATGGCGGCGGCCGAATAA
- a CDS encoding cytochrome c3 family protein, translated as MSFIVRKLARTADGREIVRSKSFNRPQLTVGRGTESDIHLPDLAVTLHHAMIRLVGNGQVEISATAGLPIVVDGNQTEHVTVNAISGADVRIGSHDIRVSAGEGDEAGQVILTVERVGAISNSSEAKEEAKVFSLASVIPGKRPLAWTFVIAILAIFLAWPLVASFSRAEPEAGAARAKSFHADQMWSSGALSQVHKGLENDCRACHVNGGSSVKDEACAACHTAVHDHADPARLQVAMGKGGIETRFKRVANGLFNRPPGRCVECHTEHEGATAMPATDERFCTNCHKDMKGRLTDTKLADAADFGDDHPQFMPTLRMVSAAGVPSAARVSLDGKPTENNGLKFPHDIHLSATNGVAQMAKMLGKGEGYGQPLACANCHRRDATGSSFVAVDMEADCQACHSLDFDAVGGTIRTLRHGDPAQVVADIRAFYSSGGQYRAAATQGMDRRRPGAFANRAVAVNYAQGQVARGGTADSAIRAVFSPGGACFDCHVIKPTGDARTPFAVAPVVLTKRYMMKGWFDHAAHDTEKCESCHAVKTSKLSSDVNLPKIARCQDCHGGQDAHKQVPSSCAMCHDYHRNDFAPLMVRSGKVRGKAAQRLDDKSNEKASGS; from the coding sequence ATGAGCTTCATCGTCCGCAAGCTTGCGCGCACCGCCGACGGCCGGGAAATCGTCCGTTCCAAGAGCTTCAACCGTCCGCAGCTGACCGTCGGTCGCGGGACCGAGAGCGACATTCACCTGCCCGATCTGGCGGTGACGCTGCATCACGCGATGATCCGGCTGGTCGGCAACGGCCAGGTCGAGATTTCGGCGACCGCTGGGCTGCCCATCGTCGTCGACGGCAACCAGACCGAACATGTCACCGTCAACGCGATCAGCGGCGCCGACGTCCGTATCGGTTCGCACGACATCCGCGTGTCGGCGGGCGAGGGGGATGAGGCCGGTCAGGTCATCCTGACGGTCGAGCGCGTCGGCGCGATTTCCAATTCGTCCGAGGCGAAGGAGGAGGCGAAGGTCTTCTCGCTGGCCTCGGTGATCCCCGGCAAGCGCCCGCTGGCGTGGACCTTCGTGATCGCGATCCTCGCGATCTTCCTCGCCTGGCCGCTGGTCGCCAGCTTCTCGCGCGCCGAACCCGAAGCCGGCGCCGCGCGCGCCAAGAGCTTCCACGCCGATCAGATGTGGTCTTCGGGCGCGCTGTCGCAGGTCCACAAGGGCCTCGAAAATGATTGCCGCGCCTGCCACGTCAACGGCGGTAGCTCGGTGAAGGACGAGGCGTGCGCGGCCTGTCACACGGCGGTCCACGATCATGCCGATCCGGCGCGCCTGCAAGTCGCGATGGGCAAGGGCGGGATCGAAACCCGTTTCAAGCGCGTCGCCAACGGGCTGTTCAACCGTCCGCCGGGCCGCTGCGTCGAATGCCATACCGAGCATGAGGGCGCGACGGCGATGCCGGCGACCGACGAACGCTTCTGCACCAATTGCCACAAGGACATGAAGGGCCGGCTGACCGACACCAAGCTGGCCGATGCGGCCGACTTCGGGGATGATCACCCGCAATTCATGCCGACGCTGCGCATGGTGAGCGCGGCGGGCGTGCCCAGCGCGGCGCGCGTCTCGCTCGACGGCAAGCCGACCGAGAATAACGGCCTGAAATTCCCGCACGACATCCACCTGTCGGCCACCAATGGCGTCGCGCAGATGGCCAAGATGCTGGGCAAGGGCGAAGGCTATGGTCAGCCGCTGGCCTGCGCCAACTGCCACCGCCGCGACGCGACGGGCAGCAGCTTCGTCGCGGTCGACATGGAGGCCGATTGCCAGGCGTGCCACTCGCTCGATTTCGATGCGGTCGGCGGCACGATCCGCACGCTGCGGCATGGCGATCCGGCGCAGGTCGTCGCCGATATCCGCGCCTTCTATTCGTCGGGCGGCCAGTATCGCGCCGCGGCGACGCAGGGCATGGATCGCCGCCGTCCGGGCGCGTTCGCGAACCGGGCCGTCGCGGTCAATTATGCGCAGGGCCAGGTCGCGCGCGGCGGGACGGCGGACAGCGCGATCCGCGCGGTATTCTCGCCCGGCGGCGCCTGTTTCGACTGCCACGTCATCAAGCCGACGGGCGATGCGCGCACGCCCTTCGCGGTGGCGCCGGTGGTGCTGACCAAGCGGTACATGATGAAGGGCTGGTTCGATCACGCCGCGCATGACACCGAAAAGTGCGAAAGCTGCCACGCGGTGAAAACGTCGAAGCTGTCGAGCGACGTCAACCTGCCGAAGATCGCGCGTTGCCAGGATTGTCATGGCGGTCAGGACGCGCACAAGCAGGTGCCCTCGTCTTGCGCGATGTGCCATGATTATCACCGGAACGATTTCGCCCCGCTGATGGTTCGGAGCGGCAAGGTGCGCGGCAAAGCCGCGCAGCGGCTGGACGACAAGAGCAATGAAAAGGCTTCGGGCAGTTGA
- a CDS encoding cyclic nucleotide-binding domain-containing protein, whose product MSDIFRIAIVGSGPAGLSAAAHAAKLGISHILLEKTDHLSDTIYKYQKGKHVMATPNQLVLRADIDFDAGKRETILGIWDTQTAEQKINVRLNGEVKAIEGEKGNFTITLTDKSQIRAENVILAIGTQGNPNLVRCPGGDMDHVQYQLDDPGEYVDEHITVIGSGDAGIENALGLAADAAQGNVVTILNRGTDFSKAKGANVKLLMAAADEGRVNVMTETSPNRIERGFLVLDTRDGEAKIACDRVIARMGSAAPRKFIESCGIQFTSEDREAFPKLSPSFETTNAGIFVIGALAGYPLIKHCMNQGYDAVEFINGNTGLKPADEPILAAKFANLPIKKSVDEWLEFIRNNVLILSDLSPLQMREFMLDSEVRFYKTNDIVFEKNAPGSSLFGIAQGKVDIPLPDGRSTGIVIPGGSIFGEVGLVSGRRRGSTIRAIADTVVVEIPRNAILKLMGSVPAVKRAVTRISTERQLLQMFQSGITPSDLAEVLETAEIQSVRAGQAIFKQGEPGDDVFVIRSGSMVVEKTIGGKPVFLSYLPAGNYVGELELFDNGIRKQTVRAAVKSEVIKLNGQAFRRLLEKKPDFGTKARNAMGERIDLASYIEAKKDSFSSVVDMYSNVANFLVDNGVGEATDVLLIDENLCVGCDNCEKACADSHDGISRLDREAGRTFAHLHVPTSCRHCENPHCMADCPPTAIHRGQDGEVYIDETCIGCGNCQRNCPYGVIRMEKEPPKKPSLWTWFLFGKGPGPGEPSHEWAYKNAKGEKAKRAVKCDMCSGIEGGPSCVRACPTGAAIRVAPEEFLTVARLERGEA is encoded by the coding sequence GTGAGCGACATCTTCCGCATCGCTATCGTGGGCTCGGGTCCGGCTGGCCTGAGTGCTGCGGCCCATGCCGCGAAGCTCGGCATTTCCCATATCCTTCTCGAAAAGACGGATCACCTTTCCGATACGATCTACAAGTATCAGAAGGGCAAGCACGTCATGGCGACGCCCAACCAGCTCGTCTTGCGCGCCGACATCGATTTCGATGCGGGCAAGCGCGAGACTATCCTGGGCATCTGGGATACGCAGACCGCCGAACAGAAGATCAACGTCCGCCTGAACGGCGAGGTCAAGGCGATCGAGGGTGAGAAGGGCAACTTCACCATCACCCTGACTGACAAGAGCCAGATCCGCGCCGAGAACGTCATTCTGGCGATCGGCACGCAGGGCAACCCCAATCTGGTCCGCTGCCCCGGCGGCGACATGGATCATGTCCAGTATCAGCTCGACGATCCCGGCGAATATGTCGACGAACATATCACCGTCATCGGATCGGGCGACGCGGGCATCGAAAATGCGCTGGGCCTCGCGGCCGATGCGGCGCAGGGCAATGTCGTCACCATCCTCAATCGCGGTACCGATTTTTCGAAGGCGAAGGGCGCGAACGTCAAGCTGCTGATGGCGGCGGCGGACGAAGGCCGGGTCAACGTGATGACCGAAACCTCGCCCAACCGGATCGAGCGCGGCTTCCTGGTCCTCGACACGCGCGACGGCGAAGCGAAGATTGCGTGCGACCGCGTCATCGCGCGCATGGGGTCGGCCGCGCCGCGCAAGTTCATTGAAAGCTGCGGCATCCAGTTCACCAGCGAGGATCGCGAAGCCTTCCCGAAGCTGTCGCCGTCGTTCGAAACGACCAATGCCGGCATCTTCGTGATCGGCGCGCTGGCCGGCTATCCGCTGATCAAGCACTGCATGAACCAGGGCTATGACGCGGTCGAGTTCATCAACGGCAATACGGGCCTGAAGCCCGCCGACGAACCGATCCTGGCCGCCAAGTTCGCCAATCTGCCGATCAAGAAGTCGGTCGACGAATGGCTCGAGTTCATCCGCAACAACGTGTTGATCCTCAGCGACCTTTCGCCGCTGCAGATGCGCGAGTTCATGCTCGATTCCGAAGTGCGCTTCTACAAGACGAACGACATCGTCTTCGAAAAGAACGCGCCGGGATCGTCGCTGTTCGGCATTGCGCAGGGCAAGGTCGACATTCCGCTGCCCGACGGCCGTTCGACCGGCATCGTCATTCCGGGCGGGTCGATCTTCGGTGAAGTCGGCCTGGTTTCGGGCCGCCGCCGCGGTTCGACGATCCGTGCGATCGCCGACACGGTGGTCGTCGAAATCCCGCGCAACGCGATCCTCAAGCTCATGGGCTCGGTGCCGGCGGTGAAGCGCGCCGTGACGCGCATCTCGACCGAGCGTCAGCTGCTCCAGATGTTCCAGTCGGGCATCACGCCGAGCGATCTGGCCGAAGTGCTGGAGACGGCGGAGATCCAGTCGGTCCGCGCAGGGCAGGCGATCTTCAAGCAGGGCGAGCCGGGCGACGACGTGTTCGTCATCCGCTCCGGCTCGATGGTTGTCGAGAAGACGATAGGCGGCAAGCCGGTCTTCCTGTCCTACCTTCCCGCCGGCAATTATGTCGGCGAACTCGAACTGTTCGACAACGGCATCCGCAAGCAGACGGTGCGTGCGGCGGTGAAGTCCGAAGTCATCAAGCTGAACGGTCAGGCGTTCCGCCGCCTGCTCGAAAAGAAGCCCGATTTCGGCACCAAGGCCCGCAACGCGATGGGCGAGCGGATCGATCTCGCTTCCTATATCGAGGCGAAGAAGGACAGCTTCTCCAGCGTCGTCGACATGTATTCGAACGTCGCGAACTTCCTGGTCGACAATGGCGTCGGCGAGGCGACCGACGTGCTGTTGATCGACGAGAATCTGTGCGTCGGCTGCGACAATTGCGAAAAGGCGTGCGCGGACAGCCATGACGGCATTTCGCGGCTCGATCGCGAGGCGGGGCGCACCTTCGCGCACCTCCATGTGCCGACGAGCTGCCGTCACTGCGAAAACCCGCACTGCATGGCCGATTGCCCGCCCACCGCGATCCACCGCGGCCAGGACGGTGAGGTCTATATCGACGAGACCTGCATCGGCTGCGGCAATTGCCAGCGCAACTGCCCCTACGGCGTGATCCGTATGGAGAAGGAGCCGCCCAAGAAGCCGAGCCTGTGGACATGGTTCCTGTTCGGCAAGGGGCCGGGGCCGGGCGAGCCGAGCCACGAATGGGCGTATAAGAACGCCAAGGGCGAAAAGGCCAAGCGCGCGGTGAAGTGCGACATGTGTTCGGGGATCGAGGGCGGGCCGAGCTGCGTGCGCGCCTGCCCGACCGGCGCCGCGATCCGCGTCGCCCCCGAGGAGTTCCTGACGGTCGCCCGTCTCGAACGCGGCGAGGCTTAA